From a single Streptomyces liliifuscus genomic region:
- a CDS encoding sulfite oxidase — translation MPTAAPAGHHEESAYDRRRLRQWLAGEARADGVTRRRLLTLLAATAAGTALGATRPAHAADRPIVKTLPPEWFIERGTNAETRWDALRGTGLHTPNERFFVRNHTATPVLQADDWRLRLWGSGLRGAPGEDRAVEFGYDDLRALPAVTRTAFVECAGNGRSYYTSQQGETVTGTAWTLGAIGVARWRGVRLADVLRRAGLSPYAVDVQPRGLDAEYVSGGENLGRVRRPLPLAKALDDVLLAYEMNGERLPHDHGYPVRVLVPSWIGIASIKWVGDIEVSAQPLYSPWNTTFYRLFGPAHPEGGSAPITRQVTKSAFELASGATFVAGQRHVLHGRSWSGAGAVARVDVSTDAGASWRPARLHDRPRAGAWSRWSLNWRPEAPGATHLLARATDTSGRTQPVTAVPNTQGYLFDAVVRHPVSVV, via the coding sequence ATGCCTACTGCCGCCCCCGCCGGCCACCACGAGGAATCCGCCTACGACCGCCGCAGGCTGCGCCAGTGGCTCGCCGGCGAAGCCAGGGCGGACGGGGTCACCCGCCGTCGGCTGCTCACCCTGCTCGCCGCCACCGCCGCCGGGACAGCGCTGGGTGCCACGCGTCCCGCCCACGCCGCCGACCGGCCGATCGTCAAGACGCTGCCGCCCGAGTGGTTCATCGAGCGTGGCACCAACGCCGAGACCCGTTGGGACGCGCTGCGCGGGACGGGTCTCCACACCCCCAACGAGCGGTTCTTCGTACGCAACCACACCGCCACCCCCGTCCTCCAGGCCGACGATTGGCGGCTGCGGCTGTGGGGGAGCGGACTGCGCGGCGCCCCAGGCGAGGACCGGGCGGTGGAGTTCGGGTACGACGATCTGAGAGCCCTGCCTGCGGTCACCCGTACCGCGTTCGTCGAGTGCGCCGGAAACGGACGCTCCTACTACACGTCCCAGCAGGGCGAGACGGTCACCGGGACCGCGTGGACGCTGGGCGCGATCGGTGTGGCCCGCTGGCGAGGGGTGCGCCTCGCCGACGTGTTGCGCCGGGCCGGGCTGTCCCCGTACGCCGTGGACGTGCAGCCGCGCGGCCTCGACGCCGAGTACGTCAGCGGAGGCGAGAACCTGGGCCGGGTGCGCCGTCCGCTGCCGCTCGCGAAGGCGCTGGACGACGTGCTGCTGGCGTACGAGATGAACGGTGAGCGGCTTCCCCACGATCACGGATATCCCGTGCGGGTGTTGGTGCCCTCATGGATCGGGATCGCTTCGATCAAGTGGGTCGGTGACATCGAGGTGTCCGCGCAGCCGCTCTACTCGCCGTGGAACACCACCTTCTACCGGCTGTTCGGCCCGGCCCACCCGGAGGGCGGCAGCGCGCCCATCACGCGGCAGGTCACAAAGAGCGCCTTCGAGCTGGCGAGCGGTGCCACGTTCGTGGCGGGACAGAGGCACGTACTGCACGGGCGGTCGTGGTCGGGCGCGGGCGCCGTCGCGCGGGTCGACGTCAGCACCGACGCCGGGGCGAGCTGGCGGCCGGCCCGCCTCCACGACAGACCACGCGCCGGTGCCTGGTCCCGTTGGTCGCTCAACTGGAGGCCCGAGGCACCCGGCGCCACCCACCTGCTGGCCCGCGCCACCGACACGTCCGGCCGCACTCAGCCGGTGACCGCCGTGCCGAACACGCAGGGGTACTTGTTCGACGCGGTGGTGCGGCACCCCGTGAGCGTGGTGTGA
- a CDS encoding putative leader peptide: protein MPSPEPLTRRRAVDLVRVAAALCRTTC, encoded by the coding sequence ATGCCGTCGCCGGAGCCTCTCACTCGCCGCCGCGCCGTGGACCTCGTCCGGGTGGCCGCGGCGCTGTGTCGGACGACCTGCTGA
- the rox gene encoding rifampin monooxygenase: MIDVIVVGGGPTGLMLAGELRLHGVHAVVLEKETEPTKVVRALGLHARSVEVMDQRGLLERFLALGKQYPVGGFFAGITKPSPDRLDTAHPYVLGIPQPVTDRLLTERASELGVDVRRGCELVGLSQDDQGVIAELADGTQLRSRYLVGCDGGRSTVRKLLGVGFPGEPSRAETLLGEMEVTESPERVAAVVAEVRKTHLRFGVGPYGDGPYRVVVPAEGVAEDRSVPPTLEEVKRQLRVYAGTDFGVHSPRWLSRFGDGTRQAERYRTGRVLLAGDAAHIHPPLGGQGLNLGIQDAFNLGWKLAAQVNGWAPEGLLDSYHTERHPVAADVLDNTRAQTVLMTPEPGPQSVRRLMSELMNFEEVNRYLIEKVIAIGVHYDFGEGHELLGRRMRDVELKRGRLYELMHGGRGLLLDQTGRLSVSGWADRVDHVVDVSEELDVPAVLLRPDGHVAWAGDDQQDLRTHLPRWFGAATG, translated from the coding sequence ATGATTGACGTGATCGTGGTCGGCGGCGGACCGACCGGCTTGATGCTGGCAGGCGAGTTGCGGCTGCACGGCGTGCACGCGGTCGTGCTGGAGAAGGAGACTGAGCCGACCAAGGTCGTCCGCGCGCTCGGACTGCACGCGCGCAGCGTCGAGGTGATGGACCAGCGCGGTCTGCTGGAGAGGTTCCTCGCGCTCGGGAAGCAGTACCCGGTCGGTGGCTTCTTCGCCGGCATCACCAAGCCGTCGCCGGACCGGCTGGACACCGCACATCCGTACGTTCTCGGCATTCCGCAGCCCGTCACCGACCGCCTGCTGACGGAACGCGCCTCCGAACTCGGCGTCGATGTCCGGCGCGGCTGCGAACTGGTCGGGCTGAGCCAGGACGACCAGGGGGTCATCGCCGAGCTGGCAGACGGGACGCAGTTGCGCTCGCGCTACCTCGTCGGCTGCGACGGAGGCCGCAGCACCGTGCGCAAACTGCTAGGCGTCGGCTTCCCCGGGGAGCCCTCCAGGGCCGAGACACTGCTGGGCGAGATGGAGGTGACCGAATCGCCGGAAAGGGTGGCCGCCGTGGTGGCCGAAGTCCGCAAGACCCACCTCCGGTTCGGCGTCGGGCCCTATGGAGACGGGCCGTACCGCGTCGTCGTACCCGCCGAGGGAGTGGCCGAGGACCGTTCGGTCCCGCCGACCCTTGAGGAAGTGAAGCGGCAACTGCGTGTGTACGCCGGCACCGACTTCGGCGTGCACTCACCGCGCTGGCTCTCCCGCTTCGGGGACGGCACCCGGCAGGCCGAGCGATACAGGACCGGCCGGGTCCTGCTGGCCGGCGACGCGGCGCACATCCACCCGCCGCTGGGCGGACAGGGCCTCAACCTCGGCATCCAGGACGCGTTCAACCTCGGCTGGAAACTGGCCGCCCAGGTCAACGGCTGGGCGCCGGAAGGGCTGTTGGACAGCTATCACACCGAACGGCACCCGGTCGCAGCCGATGTGCTGGACAACACCCGCGCGCAGACCGTGCTGATGACCCCCGAGCCGGGTCCCCAGTCGGTGCGCCGGCTCATGTCGGAACTGATGAACTTCGAGGAGGTGAACCGGTATCTGATCGAAAAGGTCATCGCGATCGGGGTCCACTACGACTTCGGCGAGGGGCACGAACTGCTCGGCAGGCGGATGCGGGACGTGGAGCTGAAGCGGGGGCGCCTCTACGAGCTGATGCACGGCGGCCGCGGCCTGCTCCTCGATCAGACCGGCCGGCTGTCGGTGTCCGGGTGGGCGGACCGCGTCGACCATGTCGTCGACGTCAGCGAGGAACTGGATGTGCCCGCAGTGCTGCTCCGGCCGGACGGCCACGTCGCGTGGGCCGGTGACGATCAGCAGGATCTGCGCACCCACTTGCCCAGGTGGTTCGGCGCTGCCACCGGCTGA
- a CDS encoding WD40 repeat domain-containing protein → MVTTEPAACSWTDEETVAANAAGRLAPAQLPLLTGASARIMSAVGRIADVPGAEPEVRAAGVRIEVRDDAAPLPPSATYRLYWLAPAEGVEGRSLLLSAQPLDAQHPGEQADAVAVEVGRVPAGGRWRRRSLLLAGLGAAAVSAAGVTLSRLSSRRGSRADPGRTAGLFTPGPSGAGPVDASLAPVPRLTAYTEGIRYVALMIDAGEVTTLAFSPDGRTLAGGISDGTIRLWAAKDGRPTALLTDARRFSPVEVAFHPDGTTLADARDAVHLWKVASRRMTAVLALTRNVTDDHAWCVAFSPDGAFLASGHSFDYLRLWDVASRSNVGILHGHSAFVLAVAFSPDGRLLASGSHDASVRLWDVAGRSSVATLTGHSSTVHSVAFSPDGTTLASSSYDRTIRLWDVSSARTIAVLNGHTSAATSVAFSPDGRMLASGGAGASSAFGNDYPDDHTVRLWDVARRTNVATLTGHTGAVRSVVFSPDGTTLASGSNDGTVRLWEIR, encoded by the coding sequence ATGGTGACGACGGAGCCGGCGGCGTGTTCGTGGACTGACGAGGAGACCGTGGCGGCCAACGCCGCCGGGCGGCTGGCCCCGGCGCAACTGCCGTTGCTGACCGGGGCATCGGCCCGGATCATGAGCGCGGTGGGGCGGATCGCCGACGTACCGGGCGCCGAGCCCGAGGTGCGTGCGGCCGGAGTGCGGATCGAAGTACGTGACGACGCTGCGCCGCTTCCGCCTTCCGCGACATACCGGCTGTACTGGCTGGCACCGGCGGAGGGGGTGGAGGGGCGGAGCCTGCTGCTGTCGGCGCAGCCGCTCGACGCGCAGCACCCGGGGGAACAGGCGGATGCCGTCGCCGTCGAGGTGGGACGTGTGCCCGCCGGGGGCCGGTGGCGCCGTCGTTCACTCCTGCTGGCCGGGCTCGGAGCAGCCGCCGTTTCCGCCGCGGGCGTGACCCTGTCGCGACTGTCCTCGCGTCGTGGCTCCCGCGCCGACCCGGGCCGCACCGCCGGGCTGTTCACCCCGGGTCCCTCAGGGGCCGGCCCCGTCGACGCGTCCCTCGCTCCAGTACCCCGATTGACCGCTTACACCGAAGGCATCCGCTATGTAGCGCTGATGATCGATGCCGGTGAGGTCACCACGCTGGCCTTCAGCCCGGACGGGCGGACTCTGGCCGGTGGCATCTCGGACGGCACCATCCGGTTGTGGGCCGCGAAGGACGGACGTCCGACCGCCCTACTGACCGATGCCCGGCGGTTCAGCCCGGTCGAGGTCGCCTTCCACCCGGACGGCACCACCCTGGCCGATGCCCGGGACGCGGTACACCTGTGGAAGGTGGCTTCCAGGCGCATGACAGCCGTCCTGGCCCTCACCCGCAACGTCACCGACGACCACGCATGGTGCGTTGCGTTCAGCCCGGACGGAGCCTTCCTGGCCAGTGGCCACAGCTTCGACTACCTACGGCTGTGGGACGTCGCGAGCCGTTCGAACGTCGGCATACTTCACGGCCACAGCGCATTCGTGTTGGCGGTGGCGTTCAGTCCCGATGGACGGCTGTTGGCCAGCGGCAGCCACGACGCCTCCGTCCGGTTGTGGGACGTCGCGGGCCGTTCGAGTGTGGCCACCCTCACCGGCCACAGCAGCACTGTCCACTCGGTGGCGTTCAGCCCGGACGGCACCACACTGGCCAGCAGCAGCTACGACCGCACTATCCGGCTGTGGGACGTCTCGTCCGCCCGCACGATCGCCGTTCTCAACGGCCACACCAGTGCCGCGACGTCGGTGGCGTTCAGTCCCGACGGACGGATGCTGGCCAGCGGGGGCGCCGGCGCCAGCTCCGCGTTCGGCAACGACTACCCCGACGACCACACCGTTCGGCTCTGGGACGTTGCGAGGCGTACGAACGTCGCCACCCTCACGGGCCACACCGGCGCCGTGCGATCCGTGGTGTTCAGCCCGGACGGCACCACGCTCGCCAGCGGGAGCAACGACGGCACCGTCCGGCTGTGGGAGATCCGCTGA